A single genomic interval of Megalobrama amblycephala isolate DHTTF-2021 linkage group LG15, ASM1881202v1, whole genome shotgun sequence harbors:
- the rep15 gene encoding rab15 effector protein, giving the protein MNLKDLPYEAKTSIFRNLWAKPNRTATADPVHLFSDCIRAASSRTKEYLLFRDPENKFHPSPSTLSEIFLMTYIQHSSLLNLTDTFNCTAMTQEQRILLGAHWVWAVLDQPSKNPRIQIAVQVFHLPERTEENMEELSLDIYSDIMRMAGMDVVERTQAERMVEFCSSIGRDCYALFLFFGRQNDEGNIYGLLSNNLQAAVGKCVRIDQVFIDHFFKGAKCFGTPSGMLQALVGKEGDDPLTMLVKFT; this is encoded by the coding sequence ATGAACCTAAAAGATCTCCCGTATGAAGCCAAAACCAGCATTTTCAGAAACTTATGGGCTAAGCCCAACAGAACCGCCACGGCGGACCCCGTCCACCTCTTTAGCGACTGCATCCGAGCGGCTTCATCCAGAACAAAGGAGTATCTGCTCTTCAGGGACCCGGAAAACAAGTTCCACCCAAGTCCTTCAACCCTAAGCGAGATCTTTCTGATGACTTACATCCAGCACAGCAGCCTGCTGAATCTCACCGACACGTTTAACTGCACGGCCATGACCCAAGAACAGAGGATCCTATTGGGTGCCCACTGGGTCTGGGCCGTGCTGGATCAGCCGAGCAAGAACCCCCGAATCCAGATCGCAGTCCAGGTTTTTCATCTGCCAGAAAGAACAGAGGAGAACATGGAGGAACTCTCTTTAGATATCTACAGTGACATCATGCGCATGGCCGGGATGGATGTGGTGGAGAGAACCCAAGCTGAGAGGATGGTGGAGTTCTGCTCCTCCATCGGCAGAGACTGTTACGCGCTTTTCCTCTTCTTTGGTCGGCAAAACGACGAGGGGAACATTTACGGGCTGCTAAGCAACAATCTGCAAGCAGCAGTGGGGAAGTGTGTGAGGATTGATCAGGTTTTTATCGATCACTTCTTCAAAGGTGCGAAATGCTTCGGCACTCCAAGTGGGATGTTGCAAGCGCTGGTTGGTAAGGAGGGTGACGATCCTCTGACCATGCTTGTTAAGTTCACCTAA